A stretch of Planococcus citri chromosome 5, ihPlaCitr1.1, whole genome shotgun sequence DNA encodes these proteins:
- the LOC135847575 gene encoding coiled-coil domain-containing protein AGAP005037-like isoform X5 yields the protein MASTYASSDKSDSSSYYDEPRHLYANANEKVAKCEKTKGIGGLHSRIIPIFRRGALTAKQSKCAHSAGAGSASAFVPGKKVSFINQNQKSGFSSSMSTDHVSTQGYPPVRTVPSVPVAIERRPLYENIRNNNASPLDVFLYKKNVAALYSATTRAKEKPIASANGRRIEKPKLRTGSSITTSFTADWQRCSGSESGSEAEEIKRIFEQNNNQGNRVDEERRNRANRREDARRHTLTGDHHLGVNYQPNNINKSVDLESYFQSPLTRGRGYAPPSNSVLFDEDPGIMSEVETSSTGFRRGNKLRSSLPVVKTHSKTLERPLGLVFLQYRNETKRSLLPNEITSLDTVKALFVRSFPKQLTMEYLDSRRVKIYIHDSNKDMFYELEDLRSHLNEIRDRSVLRLYECADVAGGSLPAGLSAQSHMWVDQDQSYFSEPEFDSEFQHQHIHKTKGNKSNLAHQPCYMTHSFPPGTSATLPRGVGAGASLTRPFSSMLPNSTKPHAGFMSSPERAPAPNRSYNSYGRNLYEDPYYSQYGIRSSSITPIIDEETSDTELLEDGYSLYSGVKLPPSGTVRPAAAFGLATMTPAVPLDVTRLRVEHMERQLANLTGLVQKALTQTVPTPSPRDRDVSSADESCSRSDTEPPKLSKDRSVSFEKSVSFSGDPPDISSPKQHSSQHADLQLTPEMYNQLRGLQKKARDLRQEARSLRRMSQAQAHAVKETVRDTYIKIRSMIMSGGECLWSGGADSERIKISRAEEVYRQEIIKLEDDLTELERTVEKLRSNVINRKTRVNMSDVENMALILSKSSKTVADLKLKFPLLQNAMKSLMTLEMERIVTEETFLKEEPDRLESALKRCKKLTGTLVTLKRLASVQEQRLPDNCLSPTTDETPPVTPTLGKCDGSSDVMGSPGCGGDAGGRYDGSDLGDAKSTLDSLLDELQKTSSSLKSAIHTHTNGTLRQLHSFPSSDYKPPVPERNVDSSGKRIPPPPPPRTSSKSPLASPTNPSAPVRLNYSPIRKGSLGSLTKVLKDKLEQPCASTSSSCESINSQEGVQQSQQRQEQLELRHQELLKKQKALQEQYTRLQQLQKTSPPDLLQLKKTGSESDILAKMDLGLTITPISASLSYLVTETNDQNSNNHTSHSLASKPAVYETDIL from the exons ATGGCAAGCACATACGCCTCTAGTGATAAATCGGATTCGAGTAGTTACTACGACGAACCTCGGCATTTATACGCGAACGCGAACGAGAAAGTCGCAAAATGCGAAAAAACTAAAGGAATAGGAGGATTACACTCTAGAATAATTCCGATCTTTCGAAGAGGCGCGTTGACGGCCAAACAAAGTAAATGCGCTCATTCGGCCGGCGCCGGCTCGGCTTCGGCGTTTGTACCTGGTAAAAAAGTTAGCTTTATTAACCAAAATCAGAAGAGCGGTTTTAGTTCCTCAATGTCTACAGACCACGTGTCAACTCAGGGTTACCCACCGGTTAGAACTGTTCCTAGTGTTCCTGTCGCCATTGAAAGGCGACCCTTGTACGAGAACATACGCAACAATAACGCATCACCGCTCGATGtgtttttgtataaaaaaaacgTCGCCGCCCTTTATAGCGCGACGACGCGAGCCAAAGAGAAACCTATCGCATCTGCGAATGGTCGTCGTATCGAAAAACCAAAACTGAGAACCGGCTCATCCATTACCACATCGTTTACCGCAGATTGGCAAAGATGTTCCGGCTCCGAATCTGGCAGCGAAGCCGAAGAAATCAAAcgcatttttgagcaaaataataACCAAG GAAACCGGGTCGATGAAGAGCGCAGAAATCGCGCCAATCGGCGCGAAGATGCCAGACGTCATACGCTGACCGGAGATCACCATCTCGGCGTTAATTACCAGCCGAATAATATAAATAAAAGCGTGGATTTGGAA TCGTATTTTCAGTCTCCGTTAACCAGAGGCAGAGGATATGCTCCGCCGTCAAATTCCGTACTATTCGACGAAGATCCCGGTATCATGTCCGAGGTGGAGACCAGTTCGACCGGATTCCGAAGGGGAAATAAACTGCGTAGCTCTTTACCAGTAGTCAAAACTCATTCTAAAACGCTCGAAAGGCCGCTAG gtcttgtttttttgcaatatcGAAACGAAACCAAACGATCTCTGTTGCCAAATGAAATCACATCGTTGGATACGGTCAAAGCGTTGTTCGTTCGATCGTTTCCTAAACAACTCACTATGGAGTATTTAGATTCGCGTCGAGTGAAAATCTACATACACGATTCCAACAAAGATATGTTTTACGAGTTGGAAGATTTAAG ATCTCATTTAAACGAAATTCGCGATCGTTCTGTCCTAAGACTGTACGAATGTGCGGATGTTGCCGGAGGCAGTTTACCAGCCGGCTTGTCGGCTCAATCTCATATGTGGGTCGATCAAGATCAGTCGTATTTCAGCGAACCGGAATTCGATTCCGAATTTCAACATCAACATATTCATAAAACAAAG GGGAACAAAAGTAATCTCGCTCATCAGCCGTGTTATATGACTCATTCTTTTCCACCTGGCACATCGGCAACCCTACCCAGAGGCGTCGGTGCAGGAGCATCTCTTACTAGACCTTTTTCATCGATGCTTCCAAATTCAACGAAGCCTCACGCGG GGTTTATGTCGTCGCCGGAACGAGCGCCGGCGCCTAACCGTAGCTATAATTCGTACGGTCGTAATTTATACGAAGATCCCTACTATTCGCAGTACGGAATTAGGTCGTCTTCCATAACGCCAATTATCGATGAAGAAACTAG TGACACTGAATTACTGGAAGATGGGTACAGTTTATACAGCGGCGTTAAATTACCACCTTCCGGCACGGTACGCCCGGCGGCTGCTTTTGGACTTGCGACCATGACACCAGCTGTACCACTTGACGTCACTAG GTTACGTGTAGAACATATGGAAAGACAACTGGCCAACTTGACAGGTTTGGTTCAGAAAGCGTTGACTCAAACCGTACCTACGCCTTCGCCTAGAGATCGGGACGTATCTTCCGCAG ACGAGTCATGTTCGAGATCTGATACAGAACCGCCTAAATTGTCCAAAG ATAGATCTGTTTCATTTGAGAAATCCGTGTCGTTTAGCGGTGATCCGCCAGATATCAGTTCACCAAAGCAGCATTCGTCTCAGCATGCAG ATTTACAACTAACCCCGGAAATGTACAATCAGCTGAGAGGCTTGCAGAAGAAAGCCAGAGATTTAAGACAGGAAGCTCGAAGTCTCAGGCGGATGTCTCAAGCGCAGGCTCACGCAGTGAAAGAAACCGTTAGAGATACCTATATTAAGATAAG ATCCATGATAATGAGTGGTGGCGAATGTCTGTGGTCGGGAGGCGCCGATTCTGAAAGAATTAAAATCAGTAGAGCGGAAGAAGTTTATAGACAAGAAATCATTAAACTTGAAGATGATTTAAC agaacTTGAAAGAAcagtagaaaaattgagaagtaATGTTATCAATAGAAAAACCAGAGTGAACATGTCCGATGTTGAAAATATGGCATTAATCTTGAGTAAATCAAG CAAAACAGTGGccgatttgaaattgaaatttcctttgCTCCAAAACGCGATGAAATCCCTGATGACGTTGGAAATGGAAAGGATCGTAACGGAAGAAAC ATTCTTGAAGGAAGAGCCCGATAGACTAGAAAGCGCGCTGAAAAGGTGTAAGAAGTTGACTGGAACTTTAGTTACACTCAAAAG acTAGCGTCTGTACAAGAGCAAAGATTGCCAGATAATTGCTTATCGCCTACTACGGATGAAACTCCTCCAGTTACTCCTACTTTGGGAAAG TGCGATGGATCGAGTGATGTCATGGGATCCCCAGGTTGCGGCGGCGATGCTGGAGGAAGATATGATGGCAGTGACCTAGGTGATGCGAAGAGCACGCTCGACTCTTTGCTAGACGAATTGCAAAAAACATCGTCGTCTTTGAAAAGTGCTATTCACACCCACACCAATGGAACATTACGCCAGCTGCATTCGTTCCCATCATCTGATTACAAACCTCCGGTGCCCGAACGTAACGTCGACTCTAGTGGTAAACGTATACCTCCTCCACCGCCTCCGAGGACCAGCTCAAAATCTCCGCTAGCCTCGCCTACCAATCCGAGCGCTCCGGTACGTTTAAATTATAGTCCAATACGTAAAGGATCATTGGGATCTTTGACTAAGGTGTTGAAAGATAAATTAGAGCAACCTTGCGCTTCTACATCCTCCAGTTGCGAATCTATTAACTCTCAAGAAGGCGTACAGCAGTCTCAGCAAAGACAAGAACAGCTCGAGTTGAGGCATCAAGAACTGCTCAAGAAACAAAAAGCTCTGCAGGAGCAGTACACTAGGCTGCAACAGTTACAGAAAACTTCCCCTCCTGATTTGCTGCAGCTCAAGAAAACCGGCAGCGAGAGTGATATTTTAGCCAAAATGGACTTAGGACTGACCATTACACCCATTTCTGCTAGTTTATCCTACTTAGTCACTGAAACCAATGATCAGAATTCAAATAACCACACTTCCCACTCGCTTGCCAGTAAGCCGGCAGTTTACGAAACCGAtatattgtag
- the LOC135847575 gene encoding coiled-coil domain-containing protein AGAP005037-like isoform X1, with amino-acid sequence MASTYASSDKSDSSSYYDEPRHLYANANEKVAKCEKTKGIGGLHSRIIPIFRRGALTAKQSKCAHSAGAGSASAFVPGKKVSFINQNQKSGFSSSMSTDHVSTQGYPPVRTVPSVPVAIERRPLYENIRNNNASPLDVFLYKKNVAALYSATTRAKEKPIASANGRRIEKPKLRTGSSITTSFTADWQRCSGSESGSEAEEIKRIFEQNNNQGNRVDEERRNRANRREDARRHTLTGDHHLGVNYQPNNINKSVDLESYFQSPLTRGRGYAPPSNSVLFDEDPGIMSEVETSSTGFRRGNKLRSSLPVVKTHSKTLERPLGLVFLQYRNETKRSLLPNEITSLDTVKALFVRSFPKQLTMEYLDSRRVKIYIHDSNKDMFYELEDLRSHLNEIRDRSVLRLYECADVAGGSLPAGLSAQSHMWVDQDQSYFSEPEFDSEFQHQHIHKTKGNKSNLAHQPCYMTHSFPPGTSATLPRGVGAGASLTRPFSSMLPNSTKPHAGFMSSPERAPAPNRSYNSYGRNLYEDPYYSQYGIRSSSITPIIDEETSDTELLEDGYSLYSGVKLPPSGTVRPAAAFGLATMTPAVPLDVTRLRVEHMERQLANLTGLVQKALTQTVPTPSPRDRDVSSADESCSRSDTEPPKLSKAKDRSVSFEKSVSFSGDPPDISSPKQHSSQHAERDQFKPKPLPKPLSLSPAPYDGRTVYRDLQLTPEMYNQLRGLQKKARDLRQEARSLRRMSQAQAHAVKETVRDTYIKIRSMIMSGGECLWSGGADSERIKISRAEEVYRQEIIKLEDDLTELERTVEKLRSNVINRKTRVNMSDVENMALILSKSSKTVADLKLKFPLLQNAMKSLMTLEMERIVTEETFLKEEPDRLESALKRCKKLTGTLVTLKRLASVQEQRLPDNCLSPTTDETPPVTPTLGKCDGSSDVMGSPGCGGDAGGRYDGSDLGDAKSTLDSLLDELQKTSSSLKSAIHTHTNGTLRQLHSFPSSDYKPPVPERNVDSSGKRIPPPPPPRTSSKSPLASPTNPSAPVRLNYSPIRKGSLGSLTKVLKDKLEQPCASTSSSCESINSQEGVQQSQQRQEQLELRHQELLKKQKALQEQYTRLQQLQKTSPPDLLQLKKTGSESDILAKMDLGLTITPISASLSYLVTETNDQNSNNHTSHSLASKPAVYETDIL; translated from the exons ATGGCAAGCACATACGCCTCTAGTGATAAATCGGATTCGAGTAGTTACTACGACGAACCTCGGCATTTATACGCGAACGCGAACGAGAAAGTCGCAAAATGCGAAAAAACTAAAGGAATAGGAGGATTACACTCTAGAATAATTCCGATCTTTCGAAGAGGCGCGTTGACGGCCAAACAAAGTAAATGCGCTCATTCGGCCGGCGCCGGCTCGGCTTCGGCGTTTGTACCTGGTAAAAAAGTTAGCTTTATTAACCAAAATCAGAAGAGCGGTTTTAGTTCCTCAATGTCTACAGACCACGTGTCAACTCAGGGTTACCCACCGGTTAGAACTGTTCCTAGTGTTCCTGTCGCCATTGAAAGGCGACCCTTGTACGAGAACATACGCAACAATAACGCATCACCGCTCGATGtgtttttgtataaaaaaaacgTCGCCGCCCTTTATAGCGCGACGACGCGAGCCAAAGAGAAACCTATCGCATCTGCGAATGGTCGTCGTATCGAAAAACCAAAACTGAGAACCGGCTCATCCATTACCACATCGTTTACCGCAGATTGGCAAAGATGTTCCGGCTCCGAATCTGGCAGCGAAGCCGAAGAAATCAAAcgcatttttgagcaaaataataACCAAG GAAACCGGGTCGATGAAGAGCGCAGAAATCGCGCCAATCGGCGCGAAGATGCCAGACGTCATACGCTGACCGGAGATCACCATCTCGGCGTTAATTACCAGCCGAATAATATAAATAAAAGCGTGGATTTGGAA TCGTATTTTCAGTCTCCGTTAACCAGAGGCAGAGGATATGCTCCGCCGTCAAATTCCGTACTATTCGACGAAGATCCCGGTATCATGTCCGAGGTGGAGACCAGTTCGACCGGATTCCGAAGGGGAAATAAACTGCGTAGCTCTTTACCAGTAGTCAAAACTCATTCTAAAACGCTCGAAAGGCCGCTAG gtcttgtttttttgcaatatcGAAACGAAACCAAACGATCTCTGTTGCCAAATGAAATCACATCGTTGGATACGGTCAAAGCGTTGTTCGTTCGATCGTTTCCTAAACAACTCACTATGGAGTATTTAGATTCGCGTCGAGTGAAAATCTACATACACGATTCCAACAAAGATATGTTTTACGAGTTGGAAGATTTAAG ATCTCATTTAAACGAAATTCGCGATCGTTCTGTCCTAAGACTGTACGAATGTGCGGATGTTGCCGGAGGCAGTTTACCAGCCGGCTTGTCGGCTCAATCTCATATGTGGGTCGATCAAGATCAGTCGTATTTCAGCGAACCGGAATTCGATTCCGAATTTCAACATCAACATATTCATAAAACAAAG GGGAACAAAAGTAATCTCGCTCATCAGCCGTGTTATATGACTCATTCTTTTCCACCTGGCACATCGGCAACCCTACCCAGAGGCGTCGGTGCAGGAGCATCTCTTACTAGACCTTTTTCATCGATGCTTCCAAATTCAACGAAGCCTCACGCGG GGTTTATGTCGTCGCCGGAACGAGCGCCGGCGCCTAACCGTAGCTATAATTCGTACGGTCGTAATTTATACGAAGATCCCTACTATTCGCAGTACGGAATTAGGTCGTCTTCCATAACGCCAATTATCGATGAAGAAACTAG TGACACTGAATTACTGGAAGATGGGTACAGTTTATACAGCGGCGTTAAATTACCACCTTCCGGCACGGTACGCCCGGCGGCTGCTTTTGGACTTGCGACCATGACACCAGCTGTACCACTTGACGTCACTAG GTTACGTGTAGAACATATGGAAAGACAACTGGCCAACTTGACAGGTTTGGTTCAGAAAGCGTTGACTCAAACCGTACCTACGCCTTCGCCTAGAGATCGGGACGTATCTTCCGCAG ACGAGTCATGTTCGAGATCTGATACAGAACCGCCTAAATTGTCCAAAGCCAAAG ATAGATCTGTTTCATTTGAGAAATCCGTGTCGTTTAGCGGTGATCCGCCAGATATCAGTTCACCAAAGCAGCATTCGTCTCAGCATGCAG AAAGGGATCAATTTAAACCTAAGCCACTGCCGAAACCGTTATCTCTATCTCCGGCACCTTACGATGGTAGAACTGTATACAGAG ATTTACAACTAACCCCGGAAATGTACAATCAGCTGAGAGGCTTGCAGAAGAAAGCCAGAGATTTAAGACAGGAAGCTCGAAGTCTCAGGCGGATGTCTCAAGCGCAGGCTCACGCAGTGAAAGAAACCGTTAGAGATACCTATATTAAGATAAG ATCCATGATAATGAGTGGTGGCGAATGTCTGTGGTCGGGAGGCGCCGATTCTGAAAGAATTAAAATCAGTAGAGCGGAAGAAGTTTATAGACAAGAAATCATTAAACTTGAAGATGATTTAAC agaacTTGAAAGAAcagtagaaaaattgagaagtaATGTTATCAATAGAAAAACCAGAGTGAACATGTCCGATGTTGAAAATATGGCATTAATCTTGAGTAAATCAAG CAAAACAGTGGccgatttgaaattgaaatttcctttgCTCCAAAACGCGATGAAATCCCTGATGACGTTGGAAATGGAAAGGATCGTAACGGAAGAAAC ATTCTTGAAGGAAGAGCCCGATAGACTAGAAAGCGCGCTGAAAAGGTGTAAGAAGTTGACTGGAACTTTAGTTACACTCAAAAG acTAGCGTCTGTACAAGAGCAAAGATTGCCAGATAATTGCTTATCGCCTACTACGGATGAAACTCCTCCAGTTACTCCTACTTTGGGAAAG TGCGATGGATCGAGTGATGTCATGGGATCCCCAGGTTGCGGCGGCGATGCTGGAGGAAGATATGATGGCAGTGACCTAGGTGATGCGAAGAGCACGCTCGACTCTTTGCTAGACGAATTGCAAAAAACATCGTCGTCTTTGAAAAGTGCTATTCACACCCACACCAATGGAACATTACGCCAGCTGCATTCGTTCCCATCATCTGATTACAAACCTCCGGTGCCCGAACGTAACGTCGACTCTAGTGGTAAACGTATACCTCCTCCACCGCCTCCGAGGACCAGCTCAAAATCTCCGCTAGCCTCGCCTACCAATCCGAGCGCTCCGGTACGTTTAAATTATAGTCCAATACGTAAAGGATCATTGGGATCTTTGACTAAGGTGTTGAAAGATAAATTAGAGCAACCTTGCGCTTCTACATCCTCCAGTTGCGAATCTATTAACTCTCAAGAAGGCGTACAGCAGTCTCAGCAAAGACAAGAACAGCTCGAGTTGAGGCATCAAGAACTGCTCAAGAAACAAAAAGCTCTGCAGGAGCAGTACACTAGGCTGCAACAGTTACAGAAAACTTCCCCTCCTGATTTGCTGCAGCTCAAGAAAACCGGCAGCGAGAGTGATATTTTAGCCAAAATGGACTTAGGACTGACCATTACACCCATTTCTGCTAGTTTATCCTACTTAGTCACTGAAACCAATGATCAGAATTCAAATAACCACACTTCCCACTCGCTTGCCAGTAAGCCGGCAGTTTACGAAACCGAtatattgtag
- the LOC135847575 gene encoding coiled-coil domain-containing protein AGAP005037-like isoform X2, producing the protein MASTYASSDKSDSSSYYDEPRHLYANANEKVAKCEKTKGIGGLHSRIIPIFRRGALTAKQSKCAHSAGAGSASAFVPGKKVSFINQNQKSGFSSSMSTDHVSTQGYPPVRTVPSVPVAIERRPLYENIRNNNASPLDVFLYKKNVAALYSATTRAKEKPIASANGRRIEKPKLRTGSSITTSFTADWQRCSGSESGSEAEEIKRIFEQNNNQGNRVDEERRNRANRREDARRHTLTGDHHLGVNYQPNNINKSVDLESYFQSPLTRGRGYAPPSNSVLFDEDPGIMSEVETSSTGFRRGNKLRSSLPVVKTHSKTLERPLGLVFLQYRNETKRSLLPNEITSLDTVKALFVRSFPKQLTMEYLDSRRVKIYIHDSNKDMFYELEDLRSHLNEIRDRSVLRLYECADVAGGSLPAGLSAQSHMWVDQDQSYFSEPEFDSEFQHQHIHKTKGNKSNLAHQPCYMTHSFPPGTSATLPRGVGAGASLTRPFSSMLPNSTKPHAGFMSSPERAPAPNRSYNSYGRNLYEDPYYSQYGIRSSSITPIIDEETSDTELLEDGYSLYSGVKLPPSGTVRPAAAFGLATMTPAVPLDVTRLRVEHMERQLANLTGLVQKALTQTVPTPSPRDRDVSSADESCSRSDTEPPKLSKDRSVSFEKSVSFSGDPPDISSPKQHSSQHAERDQFKPKPLPKPLSLSPAPYDGRTVYRDLQLTPEMYNQLRGLQKKARDLRQEARSLRRMSQAQAHAVKETVRDTYIKIRSMIMSGGECLWSGGADSERIKISRAEEVYRQEIIKLEDDLTELERTVEKLRSNVINRKTRVNMSDVENMALILSKSSKTVADLKLKFPLLQNAMKSLMTLEMERIVTEETFLKEEPDRLESALKRCKKLTGTLVTLKRLASVQEQRLPDNCLSPTTDETPPVTPTLGKCDGSSDVMGSPGCGGDAGGRYDGSDLGDAKSTLDSLLDELQKTSSSLKSAIHTHTNGTLRQLHSFPSSDYKPPVPERNVDSSGKRIPPPPPPRTSSKSPLASPTNPSAPVRLNYSPIRKGSLGSLTKVLKDKLEQPCASTSSSCESINSQEGVQQSQQRQEQLELRHQELLKKQKALQEQYTRLQQLQKTSPPDLLQLKKTGSESDILAKMDLGLTITPISASLSYLVTETNDQNSNNHTSHSLASKPAVYETDIL; encoded by the exons ATGGCAAGCACATACGCCTCTAGTGATAAATCGGATTCGAGTAGTTACTACGACGAACCTCGGCATTTATACGCGAACGCGAACGAGAAAGTCGCAAAATGCGAAAAAACTAAAGGAATAGGAGGATTACACTCTAGAATAATTCCGATCTTTCGAAGAGGCGCGTTGACGGCCAAACAAAGTAAATGCGCTCATTCGGCCGGCGCCGGCTCGGCTTCGGCGTTTGTACCTGGTAAAAAAGTTAGCTTTATTAACCAAAATCAGAAGAGCGGTTTTAGTTCCTCAATGTCTACAGACCACGTGTCAACTCAGGGTTACCCACCGGTTAGAACTGTTCCTAGTGTTCCTGTCGCCATTGAAAGGCGACCCTTGTACGAGAACATACGCAACAATAACGCATCACCGCTCGATGtgtttttgtataaaaaaaacgTCGCCGCCCTTTATAGCGCGACGACGCGAGCCAAAGAGAAACCTATCGCATCTGCGAATGGTCGTCGTATCGAAAAACCAAAACTGAGAACCGGCTCATCCATTACCACATCGTTTACCGCAGATTGGCAAAGATGTTCCGGCTCCGAATCTGGCAGCGAAGCCGAAGAAATCAAAcgcatttttgagcaaaataataACCAAG GAAACCGGGTCGATGAAGAGCGCAGAAATCGCGCCAATCGGCGCGAAGATGCCAGACGTCATACGCTGACCGGAGATCACCATCTCGGCGTTAATTACCAGCCGAATAATATAAATAAAAGCGTGGATTTGGAA TCGTATTTTCAGTCTCCGTTAACCAGAGGCAGAGGATATGCTCCGCCGTCAAATTCCGTACTATTCGACGAAGATCCCGGTATCATGTCCGAGGTGGAGACCAGTTCGACCGGATTCCGAAGGGGAAATAAACTGCGTAGCTCTTTACCAGTAGTCAAAACTCATTCTAAAACGCTCGAAAGGCCGCTAG gtcttgtttttttgcaatatcGAAACGAAACCAAACGATCTCTGTTGCCAAATGAAATCACATCGTTGGATACGGTCAAAGCGTTGTTCGTTCGATCGTTTCCTAAACAACTCACTATGGAGTATTTAGATTCGCGTCGAGTGAAAATCTACATACACGATTCCAACAAAGATATGTTTTACGAGTTGGAAGATTTAAG ATCTCATTTAAACGAAATTCGCGATCGTTCTGTCCTAAGACTGTACGAATGTGCGGATGTTGCCGGAGGCAGTTTACCAGCCGGCTTGTCGGCTCAATCTCATATGTGGGTCGATCAAGATCAGTCGTATTTCAGCGAACCGGAATTCGATTCCGAATTTCAACATCAACATATTCATAAAACAAAG GGGAACAAAAGTAATCTCGCTCATCAGCCGTGTTATATGACTCATTCTTTTCCACCTGGCACATCGGCAACCCTACCCAGAGGCGTCGGTGCAGGAGCATCTCTTACTAGACCTTTTTCATCGATGCTTCCAAATTCAACGAAGCCTCACGCGG GGTTTATGTCGTCGCCGGAACGAGCGCCGGCGCCTAACCGTAGCTATAATTCGTACGGTCGTAATTTATACGAAGATCCCTACTATTCGCAGTACGGAATTAGGTCGTCTTCCATAACGCCAATTATCGATGAAGAAACTAG TGACACTGAATTACTGGAAGATGGGTACAGTTTATACAGCGGCGTTAAATTACCACCTTCCGGCACGGTACGCCCGGCGGCTGCTTTTGGACTTGCGACCATGACACCAGCTGTACCACTTGACGTCACTAG GTTACGTGTAGAACATATGGAAAGACAACTGGCCAACTTGACAGGTTTGGTTCAGAAAGCGTTGACTCAAACCGTACCTACGCCTTCGCCTAGAGATCGGGACGTATCTTCCGCAG ACGAGTCATGTTCGAGATCTGATACAGAACCGCCTAAATTGTCCAAAG ATAGATCTGTTTCATTTGAGAAATCCGTGTCGTTTAGCGGTGATCCGCCAGATATCAGTTCACCAAAGCAGCATTCGTCTCAGCATGCAG AAAGGGATCAATTTAAACCTAAGCCACTGCCGAAACCGTTATCTCTATCTCCGGCACCTTACGATGGTAGAACTGTATACAGAG ATTTACAACTAACCCCGGAAATGTACAATCAGCTGAGAGGCTTGCAGAAGAAAGCCAGAGATTTAAGACAGGAAGCTCGAAGTCTCAGGCGGATGTCTCAAGCGCAGGCTCACGCAGTGAAAGAAACCGTTAGAGATACCTATATTAAGATAAG ATCCATGATAATGAGTGGTGGCGAATGTCTGTGGTCGGGAGGCGCCGATTCTGAAAGAATTAAAATCAGTAGAGCGGAAGAAGTTTATAGACAAGAAATCATTAAACTTGAAGATGATTTAAC agaacTTGAAAGAAcagtagaaaaattgagaagtaATGTTATCAATAGAAAAACCAGAGTGAACATGTCCGATGTTGAAAATATGGCATTAATCTTGAGTAAATCAAG CAAAACAGTGGccgatttgaaattgaaatttcctttgCTCCAAAACGCGATGAAATCCCTGATGACGTTGGAAATGGAAAGGATCGTAACGGAAGAAAC ATTCTTGAAGGAAGAGCCCGATAGACTAGAAAGCGCGCTGAAAAGGTGTAAGAAGTTGACTGGAACTTTAGTTACACTCAAAAG acTAGCGTCTGTACAAGAGCAAAGATTGCCAGATAATTGCTTATCGCCTACTACGGATGAAACTCCTCCAGTTACTCCTACTTTGGGAAAG TGCGATGGATCGAGTGATGTCATGGGATCCCCAGGTTGCGGCGGCGATGCTGGAGGAAGATATGATGGCAGTGACCTAGGTGATGCGAAGAGCACGCTCGACTCTTTGCTAGACGAATTGCAAAAAACATCGTCGTCTTTGAAAAGTGCTATTCACACCCACACCAATGGAACATTACGCCAGCTGCATTCGTTCCCATCATCTGATTACAAACCTCCGGTGCCCGAACGTAACGTCGACTCTAGTGGTAAACGTATACCTCCTCCACCGCCTCCGAGGACCAGCTCAAAATCTCCGCTAGCCTCGCCTACCAATCCGAGCGCTCCGGTACGTTTAAATTATAGTCCAATACGTAAAGGATCATTGGGATCTTTGACTAAGGTGTTGAAAGATAAATTAGAGCAACCTTGCGCTTCTACATCCTCCAGTTGCGAATCTATTAACTCTCAAGAAGGCGTACAGCAGTCTCAGCAAAGACAAGAACAGCTCGAGTTGAGGCATCAAGAACTGCTCAAGAAACAAAAAGCTCTGCAGGAGCAGTACACTAGGCTGCAACAGTTACAGAAAACTTCCCCTCCTGATTTGCTGCAGCTCAAGAAAACCGGCAGCGAGAGTGATATTTTAGCCAAAATGGACTTAGGACTGACCATTACACCCATTTCTGCTAGTTTATCCTACTTAGTCACTGAAACCAATGATCAGAATTCAAATAACCACACTTCCCACTCGCTTGCCAGTAAGCCGGCAGTTTACGAAACCGAtatattgtag